Genomic window (Streptomyces liliiviolaceus):
CCGGCTGACGAGTTGCATGGCGATGATGCTGTCTCCGCCGAGCGCCACGAACCCGTCGTCGATACCGACGTCGCTCACCCCGAGCACATCGGCGACCAGGCGGCACAGGACACGCTGGTGCCGGGTGACCGGAGTTTCCCCGGCCACACTCGAATTCGGTTCATCGAAAGGGCTGCTCACGTATTCCCTCATTCCGAGTCCGGTCTGGAATCAGGAACGAAGTTAGCGAGCGGCGTTCGCCGTCTGCGGCAGTCGGAGCGGCAATTCGACGGAGCCCCGGCGGAGGAACGCGGCCGAATTGCCGGTGCGATTGCCGCCGGACGCGACGGCGCGCGCGGACGATGACATGCGCGACGTACGGACGGAATCACATCGAGAAGAGGCTCAGCGGTGACAATCCAGCAGACGGTCCAGCCGACGGTCGACCTGGCGATGTTCGGCGGTGGCCGGGCCGTACCCAGGAAACTCGGGATCAGGCCCTGGCCGATGGTGACCGACCAGGACGAGCAGGCGGTCCACCGGGTCCTGCGGTCCGGCCGGTTCACCTCCGCCTCGTCGGGCGAGCAGGAGATCACGGGCCTGGAGCGGGAGTGGGCGCGGCACGTCGGCACGGAGCACTGCGTGGCGGTGAGCAACGGAACCGCCGCGCTGTCGGTCGCGCTGGGCGCCGCGGGGGTGGAGCCCGGCGACGAGGTCATCGTGCCCGCCCTGAGCTTCATCGGCAGCGCCGCCGCCCCGCTGCACCTCATGGCCGTACCGGTGTTCGTGGACATCGACCCCGTCACGTTCAATCTGGACCCCGCGGCGGTCGAGGCCGCGATCACCGGCCGGACCAAGGCGATCGTCGTGGTCCATCTGCACGGTCTGCCCGCCGAGCTGGACGAGATCACCGCGATCGCCGACCGGCACGGGATCACCGTGGTCGAGGACGCGGCTCAGGCGCACGGCGCCCGGTACCGGGGCCGGTCCGTGGGCTCGTTCGGCGCGGTGAACGCCTTCAGCCTCAACGTCAGCAAGAACCTCGCCACCTGCGGTGAGGGCGGCCTGATCACGACCGACGACGCGGACGTGGCGACGCGGGCGACGATGCTGCGGCAGTTCGGCGAACTCATTCCGGCGGGCGGCGAACGCAGTTACGTGGCGCATCTGCTGGGCTGGAACTGCAAACCGAACGCGGTGCAGGCGGCCTTCACCCGCAGCCGACTCGCGCGGCTCCCCGCCGAGACGGCCGTCCGCGAGGAGAACGTCCGCCGGCTGCTGGGGCGGCTGGCCGCGTACCCCGGCTTCCTGGTGCCCGAGGTACCGCGGGACCGCACCCATGCCTGGCACATCCTGCGCATCCGGGTGAGTCCCGCCGCCTTCGGACTGGCCGACGCGTACGCGGGCCCGCTGCGGGCCGTCGTCCAGCGGGCCCTGCGTGCCGAAGGGGTGCCCGCCGTGCCCTACCAGCTGCAACCGCTGCCCGCGCAGCGGGTGTTCACCGGCCGGCGCGGGTTCGGCGCCTACCCGTGGGCGTTGCCCGGCGTCGTGGACCGTCCCTACCGTGCCGAGGACTTCCCGGCCACCCTGCGGGTCCTGGACGACTCCTTCACGATCCAGAAGGCTCATCTGCACCCGGAGTCGGGCCCGTTGCTCGACCGGTACGCCGACGCGTTCGAGAAGGTCTGGCAGCACCGCGAGGCGCTGGCCGCCATCGCCGCGACGACGGACTACACGCCGCACTGGGAGCGTGCCTCGGAGATCGCCGACACCGAGTGGGCCGGGGCGTTCCCCGCCCGGTGAGCCCCTCCCCCTCAGCGCACTGCACCCCATGATCCGGGTCCCGGATCATGGGGTGCAGTGCGCTGAGGGGGAGTTCAGGCCAGCAGCCGTCGTACGTGCCCGGTCACCGTCGCGGCGGAGATCCCGTTGCGCGCCAGCAGATGCCGGTGCCCTCCGGTGCCGGCGGCGAACCTGTCGGCGACCGCCACTCGCCGTACGGGGCAGGCGACGCCGAGGTCGGCCACGACCTCGGCCACGGCGGAGCCGAGACCCCCGGCCGCCCAGTGCTCCTCGACGGTGACGATTCCGCGGGTACGGGTGGCGGCCTCGACGATCGCCTCCCGGTCGAGCGGTTTGACGGTGTGCATGTTGAGCACGGCCGCGTCGATCCCGGCGCGGGCCAGTTCGTCGGCGGTCTCCACCGCGGTGAGCACGGGGTGCGGTCCGGTGGCGATCAGCGTCACGTCGGTGCCTCGGCGCAGGCGCTGCGCGACCCCGATCCGTACCGGCTCCGCCTCCGGCGGCAGGCTCGGCGTGGCGCCGCGTCCGAGGCGCAGGTACACCGGTCCCGGCAGCTCCGCGGCGGCCCGGACCAGGGTGTCGGTGGCGGGACCGTCCGCGGGGACCAGCACCGTCATGTTCGGCAGCATCCGCATGACGCCGAGGTCTTCCAACGCGTGGTGGGTGGACCCGAGATGTCCGGCGGACAGCCCGCCGTGGGTGGCGGCGATCCGTACCGGCAGGTCGTTCCAGGCGATGTCGAGCTTCACCGCCTCCAGCGCGCGGGTGGCGGCGAAGGTCGCCATGGTGTTGACGAAGGGGATGCGGCCGGACCTGGCGAGTCCCGCCGCCACACCCATCAGGTTCTGTTCCGCGATACCGAGGTTGAGGTAACGCGGCGCGCTCTCGCCCCATGCGGTGGCGGAGAACAGACCGGTGTCGCTGTCCAGGCAGACGTGGCGTTCGTCCCGGCCCATCAACTCGACCAGGACGTCCCGGTACACCTCCCGGCCCGCGCGGGCCTCGGTGGGATCGGTGGACGCCGTGAGTTCGGCGGACGCGGTGGGTTCGGCGGACGCGGTGGGTTCGGCTGTCACGACGGACATGTCGTCTCCGTTCAGGGTCGTTCGCCGCGCAGCACCGCCGCACGGGCACGCCGGTGCCCGCGCTCG
Coding sequences:
- a CDS encoding transketolase family protein, with protein sequence MSVVTAEPTASAEPTASAELTASTDPTEARAGREVYRDVLVELMGRDERHVCLDSDTGLFSATAWGESAPRYLNLGIAEQNLMGVAAGLARSGRIPFVNTMATFAATRALEAVKLDIAWNDLPVRIAATHGGLSAGHLGSTHHALEDLGVMRMLPNMTVLVPADGPATDTLVRAAAELPGPVYLRLGRGATPSLPPEAEPVRIGVAQRLRRGTDVTLIATGPHPVLTAVETADELARAGIDAAVLNMHTVKPLDREAIVEAATRTRGIVTVEEHWAAGGLGSAVAEVVADLGVACPVRRVAVADRFAAGTGGHRHLLARNGISAATVTGHVRRLLA
- a CDS encoding DegT/DnrJ/EryC1/StrS family aminotransferase, yielding MTIQQTVQPTVDLAMFGGGRAVPRKLGIRPWPMVTDQDEQAVHRVLRSGRFTSASSGEQEITGLEREWARHVGTEHCVAVSNGTAALSVALGAAGVEPGDEVIVPALSFIGSAAAPLHLMAVPVFVDIDPVTFNLDPAAVEAAITGRTKAIVVVHLHGLPAELDEITAIADRHGITVVEDAAQAHGARYRGRSVGSFGAVNAFSLNVSKNLATCGEGGLITTDDADVATRATMLRQFGELIPAGGERSYVAHLLGWNCKPNAVQAAFTRSRLARLPAETAVREENVRRLLGRLAAYPGFLVPEVPRDRTHAWHILRIRVSPAAFGLADAYAGPLRAVVQRALRAEGVPAVPYQLQPLPAQRVFTGRRGFGAYPWALPGVVDRPYRAEDFPATLRVLDDSFTIQKAHLHPESGPLLDRYADAFEKVWQHREALAAIAATTDYTPHWERASEIADTEWAGAFPAR